In a genomic window of Perognathus longimembris pacificus isolate PPM17 chromosome 21, ASM2315922v1, whole genome shotgun sequence:
- the Chrna2 gene encoding neuronal acetylcholine receptor subunit alpha-2 encodes MAPFCPALQSLVLWLLVIPAVLAQQGPHTLAEDRLFKHLFGGYNRWARPVPNTSDVVIVRFGLSIAQLIDVDEKNQMMTTNVWLKQEWNDYKLRWNPADFGNITSLRVPSEMIWIPDIVLYNNADGEFTVTHMTKAHLFSTGTVHWVPPAIYKSSCSIDVTFFPFDQQNCKMKFGSWTYDKAKIDLEQMEQTVDLKDYWESGEWAIVNATGTYNSKKYDCCAEIYPDITYAFVIRRLPLFYTVNLIVPCLLISCLTVLVFYLPSECGEKVTLCISVLLSLTVFLLLITEIIPSTSLVIPLIGEYLLFTMVFVTLSIVVTVFVLNVHHRSPSTHTMPGWVRGALLGRLPRWLLMGRPPPAAEIPQPRDPKLRPSYHWLESDVDADEREETEEEEEEEEEEEEEEEEEEEEEEEEEEDRWACAGFPPPSMGILYSHEGLHMGVPGPEAEAVSPPAGELFLSPQIREALEGMHYIADHLRAEDADSMVKEDWKYVAMVIDRIFLWLFIIVSFLGTVGLFLPPFLAGMI; translated from the exons ATGGCCCCTTTCTGTCCTGCACTCCAGTCCCTGGTGCTGTGGCTACTTGTGATACCTGCAG TGTTGGCACAGCAAGGCCCCCACACCCTGGCCGAGGACCGCCTCTTCAAACACCTCTTTGGAGGCTACAACCGTTGGGCGAGGCCCGTGCCCAACACTTCCGATGTGGTCATTGTGCGCTTTGGACTGTCCATCGCTCAGCTCATTGATGTG GATGAAAAGAACCAAATGATGACCACCAACGTGTGGCTGAAGCAG GAGTGGAATGACTACAAGCTGCGCTGGAACCCCGCTGACTTTGGCAACATCACCTCCCTCCGGGTGCCTTCGGAGATGATCTGGATCCCCGACATTGTCCTCTACAACAA TGCAGACGGAGAGTTTACGGTGACCCACATGACCAAGGCCCACCTCTTCTCCACGGGCACCGTGCACTGGGTGCCGCCGGCCATCTACAAGAGCTCCTGCAGCATCGACGTCACCTTCTTCCCCTTCGACCAGCAGAACTGCAAGATGAAGTTCGGCTCCTGGACCTACGACAAGGCCAAGATCGACCTGGAGCAGATGGAGCAGACGGTGGACCTGAAGGACTACTGGGAGAGCGGCGAGTGGGCCATCGTCAACGCCACGGGCACCTACAACAGCAAGAAGTACGACTGCTGCGCGGAGATCTACCCCGACATCACGTACGCCTTCGTCATCCGCCGCCTGCCGCTCTTCTACACCGTCAACCTCATCGTGCCCTGCCTGCTCATCTCGTGCCTCACCGTGCTGGTGTTCTACCTGCCCTCCGAGTGCGGCGAGAAGGTCACGCTCTGCATCTCCGTGCTGCTCTCGCTCACCGTCTTCCTGCTGCTCATCACCGAGATCATCCCGTCCACCTCGCTCGTCATCCCGCTCATCGGCGAGTACCTGCTCTTCACCATGGTCTTCGTCACCCTCTCCATCGTCGTCACCGTCTTCGTGCTCAACGTGCACCACCGCTCGCCCAGCACCCACACCATGCCGGGCTGGGTGCGGGGGGCGCTGCTCGGCCGCCTGCCCCGCTGGCTGCTCATGGGCCGGCCCCCACCCGCGGCGGAGATCCCGCAGCCCCGGGACCCGAAGCTCAGGCCTTCCTATCACTGGCTGGAGAGCGACGTGGATGCGGACGAGAGGGAagagacggaggaggaggaggaggaggaggaggaggaggaggaggaggaggaggaggaggaggaggaggaggaggaggaggaggaggacagatggGCGTGTGCGGGCTTCCCACCCCCCTCGATGGGGATCCTCTACTCGCACGAGGGCCTGCACATGGGAGTGCCGGGGCCCGAGGCCGAGGCCGTGTCCCCCCCAGCCGGTGAGCTCTTCCTGTCACCTCAGATTCGCGAGGCACTGGAAGGCATGCACTACATTGCTGACCACCTGCGGGCGGAGGATGCCGACTCGATG GTGAAGGAAGACTGGAAGTATGTGGCCATGGTCATCGACAGGATATTCCTCTGGTTGTTTATCATCGTCTCCTTCCTAGGAACAGTTGGGCTCTTTCTTCCTCCGTTCTTGGCTGGAATGATCTGA